ACGAGGAAATCCTTGCCAATGCTGAAACACAAGCGCGGGTCATGGACATTGAAAGCGCGAAAAACGCGGGTGCCATGATGTTGTTTGGCGAGAAGTACGGCGATACCGTGCGTGTGCTGGACATCGGTAGTTCACGTGAACTGTGTGGCGGCACGCACGTGCAGCGCACCGGCGACATTGGCCTGTTCAAGATTACCAGTGAAAGTGGTGTGGCCGCGGGTATTCGCCGTGTTGAAGCCACCACCGGCCTGGGTGCCATGGAATTTGCGCAGAAAGCACAAGCTCAGGTTGAGGCCATTGCGCAAAGCCTGCGTGTGCCAGCCGTGGAAGCGACAGCAAAAATTGGCCAGATCATGGACCAGGTGAAAAGTCTTGAAAAGGAACTGGACCGCCTGAAAAGCAAGCTCGCTGCATCGCAAGGCGATGACCTGGCAGGGCAGGCGGTTGACGTGGATGGTGTGAAGGTACTGGCAGCCAAGCTGGATGGTGCCGATGTGAAACAGCTTCGCGAAGCCGCCGACAAACTGCGCGACAAACTGGGCAACGCGGCATTGGTGTTGGCCACCGTGCTGGACGGCAAGGTCAGCCTGATTGCATCGGTCAGCAAAGAGGCTACAGCCAAAGTGAAAGCCGGTGATTTGGTCAACTTTGTGGCCCAGCAGGTGGGTGGCAAGGGTGGTGGCCGACCCGACATGGCGCAGGCTGGCGGCACCGAGCCAGCCAACCTGGACGCCGCGCTGGCCAGCGTGGTGGATTGGATTAAAAGCAAATAAGAGCAAGTAAGCACAAATAAAAGCCAAAACTTCACAAACCGCAGCAGGGCGCACCATGAGCAAAGCCGTTTTTCAGTACTGCCCCATGTGCGCCACCCCGCTGCACGAACTGCAGCACTCCGGCCAAACACGCATGGCCTGCGGGGGCAGCGACTGCGGATTTGTGCAGTGGGGCAACCCGGTACCCGTGGTTGCCGCCTTGGTGGAATACGATGGCAAAGTGCTGTTGGCTCGCAATGCAGCGTGGCCAGCCCACTTTTTTGCCTTGATTACGGGTTTCCTGGAGCGCAACGAAACACCGCAGGAAGGTGCGATCCGCGAGCTCAAAGAGGAAACCAACCTGGATGCTGTGGAAAGCAGCCTGATTGGTGTGTACCCCTTTCCCATGAAAAATGAAGTGATCATTTGCTATCACATCAAGGCTGTGGGTCAGATCAACCTTTCCGAGGAGCTGGTCGACTACAAACTGGTGGAGCCTGCGGATTTGCGCCCGTGGCGCATGGGCACAGGGCTTGCCATGGCAGACTGGCTGCAGGCGCGTCAGTTGCCTGTCAACTGGATTGAATTAAAATAGTCGCATTCAATAAAAAGTAGTAAGCAAGGAGCAAAGAGAGATGAATTTTGACCGAGAAGTCGACGCCAGCGGATTGAATTGCCCGCTACCCATTCTGCGTACCAAGAAAGCCTTGGCTGAAATGCAAAGTGGGCAGGTGCTTAAAGTCACGTCCACCGACCCAGGCTCAGTGCGCGACTTTGCCATGTTTGCCAAACAAACAGGCAATGAATTGGTCGATCAGGCTGATCAGTCTGGTGCATTCATCTTTTACATGAAACGCCGCTAATTCAGGTCAGGCACCTCGTGAGTATTGTCCTTGGCAGACCCTTGGTGCCCCGCCATTGGCTTTTGGATGCCAATGTGCTGTTTTCAGAATGGACCCGCTGGTTGATGGTGGTTTTGGCTCAAAATCACCAAGCTCGGCTGTATTGGACCCCCCACATCGAAAACGAGTGTTATCGCAATTTGCAGCGCCTGGGTCGCTTGCACCCTGATGACGCTGAGGCCGATCGCCTGACACTGCCCCAACGTTTGAACGCCGAACTGTTGCCCCAGAATCACTTGCCCTACCTGGCGGATGTATCCCAAGTGGATGAGAAAGATCGTCATGTGGCGGCCTCTGCCTTGGCCTTGAAACACCAATTGCAACAGCCCGTCGGTTTGATTACCTGGAACCTGAAAGACTTTCCCCGAAAGCAGCTGTTGAAGTTGGGCGTGGTGCGCTACAGCCCTGATGAGCTGTGTGAGGAATTGACCAAGCCCCAGAGCAATGCCCAGGCTTGCCTTGATCAAACGGTGTGCGCCATGATGAGTGGGTTAAATACCTACAAACCCCTGAACCCAACCGTGTATCAGTTGCGGGCTCAGCCACTGCCCACAGCGCTTGAAGAGTGGCTGGACTTTCTGGCACGTAATAAAATGCACCGTACAGCCAGGAGTTTGTGTCGGCAAAATAATCTACCCCGTTCTGGTTAGTCCTGTGGGATGATGATCGTCCTATCATTGGTATACCGTCATCTTGAGGCCCGTATGCTTCGCCTAATTTACACTTCAGTTCAGACGCCGGGTTTCGACCGAGCTTCTTTTGAACGCTTGTGTAATCAGGCTGCCCAAAAAAACAGAGAGCTTGGTGTAC
The nucleotide sequence above comes from Limnobacter thiooxidans. Encoded proteins:
- a CDS encoding NUDIX domain-containing protein, yielding MSKAVFQYCPMCATPLHELQHSGQTRMACGGSDCGFVQWGNPVPVVAALVEYDGKVLLARNAAWPAHFFALITGFLERNETPQEGAIRELKEETNLDAVESSLIGVYPFPMKNEVIICYHIKAVGQINLSEELVDYKLVEPADLRPWRMGTGLAMADWLQARQLPVNWIELK
- a CDS encoding PIN domain-containing protein — its product is MSIVLGRPLVPRHWLLDANVLFSEWTRWLMVVLAQNHQARLYWTPHIENECYRNLQRLGRLHPDDAEADRLTLPQRLNAELLPQNHLPYLADVSQVDEKDRHVAASALALKHQLQQPVGLITWNLKDFPRKQLLKLGVVRYSPDELCEELTKPQSNAQACLDQTVCAMMSGLNTYKPLNPTVYQLRAQPLPTALEEWLDFLARNKMHRTARSLCRQNNLPRSG
- a CDS encoding sulfurtransferase TusA family protein, whose product is MNFDREVDASGLNCPLPILRTKKALAEMQSGQVLKVTSTDPGSVRDFAMFAKQTGNELVDQADQSGAFIFYMKRR